In Fibrobacter sp. UWR2, the following are encoded in one genomic region:
- a CDS encoding TIGR02171 family protein has translation MRPDSKNEALFAVRALYALLGVFLCCMLCGVLGACSNSESLYSSDPGDSRSVVEIVTDSLEGLLRVKATGKATVLGSDESSRAMDRPTFIAEFTYDFSMGRHEVSCSEFNALMERSTGLSLDCADKDLPATDITFYDAALFANERSKAEDFDTAYTYVGALFDANHHCINLEGFALRTEADAYRLPTEAEWVLAARQKWDVAKGWTAENSDYKLHAVCGKADKGEFCDMVGNAMEWVNDWLGVYSSRRFWNLVGAPDGGSLGQRVVKGGSYRNEASSIALFTRGDVYAVTSSTRADYVGFRLAFGAIPNPSWLSGDGNAQESRVIPLANSSTVRAKTGTYRTKLVFRNDVSGSLSYINYSSGELSVVGLPDSRDAYHPDISPDGKYVAYCTGLEGVSGKSSVFVRPLSADPEVSSVRLDVKSAAIPRWRVLESGDTAIVYVTDAGNNKDESTFRATSTWQVVFKAGKFGSPEKLFDGAYHDGISEDGSLAVSGARLLRARVAESGSSVAGSARDTVWYGGEQACNVSLAKDSSKRSLFLDFGGKTGREFVGEDYGTHERLLIIDSTGNLVQSVAAPAGYSFDHSEWVIGADNLVVATLTNAGGAHSKIVLVNLTDSSIVELAEGDELWHPAIWAMQGIPAAEDALLDPDSAGVYLVPGLDALHQSMRVKMELFWNNHEKIEYILVGSSRVEDGLIPDSIKAGYSLNMGHPWNSMDASFYIAENYAMNHAKNLKAVVFSLDFDLWQNYDNVTRMLIDGVPGYVYDEHHDFWKSGLPDAFVDKVNECLPASEAYRDAYVDSRGFNSKPASSWSDPFVETDSTWTTTNSWLVGWQMKRLRSFLEKAEERGVYVVGVVFPQNPRYRETGSWGRYGPRRSEMPALLDSMQVLQEEYANFVLMNENKMGKHDYADSMAQNTDHLAFPGALQLTRRLDSLLETLK, from the coding sequence ATGCGACCCGATTCGAAGAACGAGGCCCTTTTTGCTGTACGCGCTTTGTACGCCCTTCTAGGCGTATTCTTGTGCTGCATGCTGTGTGGAGTGCTTGGTGCATGTTCCAATTCGGAATCGCTTTACTCTAGTGATCCGGGCGATTCGCGGTCTGTCGTTGAAATAGTCACCGATTCGCTCGAAGGCTTGTTGCGTGTGAAGGCGACCGGTAAGGCGACCGTTCTGGGCTCGGATGAAAGTTCCCGCGCCATGGACCGCCCGACGTTCATCGCCGAATTTACTTACGATTTTTCGATGGGCCGGCACGAGGTCTCGTGCAGTGAATTCAACGCGCTAATGGAACGCTCAACGGGGCTTTCGCTGGATTGTGCCGATAAGGATTTGCCCGCGACGGATATCACCTTTTACGATGCGGCGCTCTTTGCGAACGAACGCAGCAAGGCTGAGGATTTCGATACGGCGTACACCTATGTCGGCGCCTTGTTCGACGCCAATCACCATTGCATAAACTTGGAAGGTTTTGCATTGCGCACCGAGGCCGATGCGTACAGGCTTCCGACCGAGGCGGAATGGGTGCTTGCCGCACGGCAGAAATGGGATGTTGCGAAGGGTTGGACTGCGGAAAATTCGGATTACAAACTGCATGCGGTCTGTGGCAAGGCGGACAAGGGAGAATTCTGCGATATGGTGGGGAATGCCATGGAATGGGTGAACGATTGGCTTGGCGTTTACAGTTCCCGCAGGTTTTGGAACTTAGTCGGCGCGCCTGATGGAGGTTCTCTCGGGCAGCGCGTCGTGAAGGGCGGTAGCTATCGCAACGAAGCATCTTCTATCGCCCTTTTCACACGTGGCGACGTGTATGCGGTCACGTCTTCGACACGCGCCGATTATGTGGGGTTCCGCCTGGCATTTGGTGCGATTCCCAATCCTTCATGGCTCAGCGGTGACGGCAACGCTCAAGAAAGCAGGGTCATTCCGCTCGCGAATTCGTCGACGGTGCGTGCTAAGACTGGGACATACCGGACCAAGCTTGTTTTCCGTAATGATGTCTCGGGAAGCCTTTCCTATATCAACTACTCCAGCGGGGAACTTTCCGTGGTCGGATTGCCCGACTCGCGCGATGCGTACCATCCGGATATATCGCCCGACGGAAAATACGTCGCGTACTGTACGGGACTCGAGGGCGTTTCTGGCAAATCGTCTGTTTTTGTTCGGCCGTTAAGCGCGGATCCGGAGGTATCTTCCGTAAGGCTCGATGTGAAATCTGCAGCAATCCCTCGCTGGCGCGTTCTTGAAAGTGGCGATACTGCAATCGTGTATGTGACCGATGCGGGTAACAACAAGGATGAATCGACTTTCCGCGCGACATCCACATGGCAAGTGGTTTTTAAGGCAGGCAAGTTCGGCTCTCCCGAGAAACTTTTTGACGGCGCCTATCACGACGGAATCAGCGAAGATGGTTCGCTTGCGGTTTCGGGGGCGAGGCTCCTGCGGGCCCGCGTTGCGGAATCGGGCTCGTCAGTTGCGGGTTCTGCCCGCGATACGGTCTGGTACGGTGGCGAACAGGCGTGCAACGTGTCGCTTGCAAAGGATAGTTCCAAGCGCAGTCTTTTTCTCGATTTCGGCGGGAAGACCGGTCGTGAATTTGTGGGCGAGGATTACGGGACGCATGAACGCCTCCTCATTATCGACAGTACCGGGAACTTGGTGCAGTCTGTTGCCGCTCCGGCGGGTTATTCGTTTGACCACAGCGAGTGGGTGATTGGTGCCGATAATCTTGTCGTTGCAACTCTCACGAATGCAGGCGGAGCTCATTCGAAGATTGTCCTCGTGAACCTCACGGATTCTTCCATCGTGGAACTTGCCGAGGGTGATGAACTCTGGCACCCCGCCATCTGGGCGATGCAGGGAATCCCTGCTGCCGAAGATGCCCTCCTCGATCCGGACAGTGCCGGAGTGTATCTTGTTCCCGGTCTTGACGCCCTGCACCAGTCTATGCGCGTGAAGATGGAACTCTTCTGGAATAATCACGAGAAAATTGAATATATCCTGGTCGGCAGTTCGCGCGTCGAGGACGGACTCATTCCCGATTCAATCAAGGCGGGCTATTCCCTGAATATGGGGCATCCCTGGAACTCGATGGATGCATCGTTCTATATTGCAGAGAACTACGCGATGAACCATGCGAAAAATCTGAAGGCGGTCGTGTTCTCGCTAGACTTTGACTTGTGGCAGAACTACGACAACGTAACGAGAATGCTGATAGATGGCGTGCCGGGATACGTCTACGATGAACATCACGATTTTTGGAAGTCAGGTCTACCCGATGCATTTGTGGACAAGGTGAATGAGTGCCTGCCTGCAAGCGAAGCCTATAGGGATGCGTATGTCGATAGCCGCGGGTTTAATTCCAAGCCGGCTTCGTCGTGGAGCGATCCGTTTGTTGAGACGGATTCTACCTGGACCACTACAAATTCATGGTTGGTCGGCTGGCAGATGAAAAGGCTCCGCAGTTTCCTTGAGAAGGCGGAAGAACGGGGGGTATATGTTGTCGGTGTCGTGTTCCCGCAGAATCCGCGGTATCGTGAAACCGGTTCGTGGGGGCGTTATGGACCAAGACGTTCCGAAATGCCTGCCCTGCTCGATTCCATGCAAGTGCTGCAAGAGGAATATGCAAACTTTGTTCTCATGAACGAGAATAAGATGGGTAAGCACGACTATGCCGATTCCATGGCGCAGAACACGGATCACCTCGCATTCCCGGGTGCCCTGCAGTTGACCCGCCGTTTAGATTCTTTGCTGGAAACGCTCAAATGA
- a CDS encoding TIGR02171 family protein has translation MIRLFLLIALFVILGCSNSELPYMATTYESLEQDDGMILVRSAGNETILGTNSRKALPSVCPKMRVKFTYDYYIGKREVTYGEYGDVLGKEYDPEILDQPVVNVTFFDAALYANALSKKMGLDTVYTYTDAIFDGSGNCVSLLDFTTHFDVEAYRLPTEAEWVYVARQNWNAKCVDTLDRPCNFIGGVKEWVNDWMGALRSAVYKNYVGAFNGGLLNTRILKGGSFRDNPDDVRVYNRTDVYQVTADMKADYVGFRLAYGIIPNPTMTDNKGFAVHDDVDVSISSDAFRSMFGTMNGKIVFRNESSGTLTYVNFISGNPVVYEIDDSLDVYHPAVSPDGKFVAFCSLPEGVAGESNIYVRSLDVTSSVVRKLEQVHGSIPRWRVLENGDTVIVFVDYNGNNKNEAAYQSATTWQVGFAQGMFKKLTRVASGAYNGGISEDWRLAVSGARMLRAKRADSGMSLLDVEQDEFWYGGEQACNASLALDGTKRTLFLDFGGYTGQAFAGRKYGTHEMLLVVDSLGKLIQGIPAPASYSFDNTEWTNRKDMVIGTLVDNEGVHSKIVAINLKDSSVTDLVEGVDITYPDLWMGNAIPVEEENALSPDSAGVYMFAGGSMEMSLYRYKMELLWRYRDSADVVILGSSRPLSGIDPTIINSFFAVNLSQTPNSMAQSHDFFERYVLGNVTNLRHIVVSLDIDFWWKVGDDDNLFYDRYKLYPGYVYDENHNYWKDDRDVKILEFTMASVGTEEADKIMFHRGLYSTTGQGWDDSPTILYDSTWSRTDRKKFYSNLGVLEDMIKLAAENGVDVFGVIFPQNPAYANTGSYGRYGIRRSDAPELIAEIAALEKKYANFHLMDENKMGEHDYTPSMAANDDHLNLFGSRKLSGRLNTLLQKYR, from the coding sequence ATGATACGCTTGTTTTTATTGATTGCCCTTTTTGTGATCTTGGGTTGTTCGAATTCGGAACTGCCCTATATGGCAACAACATATGAGTCGCTTGAACAGGACGACGGCATGATTCTTGTGCGTTCGGCCGGAAACGAGACGATTCTCGGGACAAATAGTCGTAAGGCATTGCCTTCGGTGTGTCCGAAAATGAGGGTCAAGTTTACCTATGACTATTATATCGGCAAGCGTGAAGTTACCTACGGGGAATATGGAGATGTCCTTGGCAAGGAATACGATCCCGAGATTCTGGATCAACCTGTCGTGAACGTGACTTTTTTTGATGCTGCCCTATATGCGAATGCGCTGAGTAAAAAGATGGGGCTCGATACGGTGTATACCTATACCGATGCCATATTCGATGGTAGCGGTAACTGCGTCTCGTTGCTCGATTTTACGACGCATTTTGATGTGGAAGCGTATAGGCTCCCGACTGAAGCGGAATGGGTGTATGTCGCGAGGCAGAACTGGAATGCTAAATGTGTCGATACCTTGGACCGGCCCTGCAACTTTATCGGCGGGGTCAAGGAGTGGGTGAATGACTGGATGGGCGCCTTGAGAAGTGCCGTCTATAAGAACTATGTAGGAGCCTTCAATGGCGGCCTGCTCAATACGAGAATCCTCAAGGGAGGCTCCTTTAGGGATAACCCCGATGACGTCCGCGTATATAATAGGACGGATGTCTATCAGGTAACCGCCGACATGAAGGCGGACTATGTCGGATTCCGCCTGGCCTATGGAATTATCCCGAACCCGACAATGACCGACAACAAGGGATTTGCTGTTCATGACGATGTGGACGTCTCCATTTCTTCCGATGCGTTCCGCTCGATGTTCGGGACAATGAACGGCAAGATTGTCTTTAGGAACGAATCTTCCGGAACCCTCACGTACGTCAATTTTATCAGTGGAAATCCAGTCGTATACGAGATTGACGATTCCCTGGATGTCTACCATCCTGCCGTATCGCCCGATGGCAAGTTCGTTGCGTTCTGTTCCTTGCCGGAAGGTGTTGCGGGTGAATCGAATATCTATGTCCGCTCGCTTGATGTCACGAGTAGCGTGGTCCGGAAACTCGAACAGGTCCACGGTTCGATTCCCCGTTGGCGCGTGCTTGAAAATGGCGATACGGTTATCGTCTTTGTCGACTACAATGGAAACAACAAGAATGAGGCCGCATACCAGTCGGCAACGACTTGGCAGGTTGGCTTTGCTCAAGGAATGTTCAAGAAGTTGACCAGGGTTGCTTCCGGAGCTTACAATGGCGGAATTAGCGAGGATTGGCGCTTGGCTGTTTCTGGTGCCCGCATGCTACGCGCAAAGAGGGCCGATTCGGGAATGTCGTTGCTCGATGTGGAACAGGACGAGTTCTGGTATGGTGGCGAACAGGCTTGTAATGCTAGCCTTGCCCTAGATGGAACCAAGCGGACGTTGTTCCTGGATTTCGGTGGCTATACGGGGCAGGCTTTTGCGGGCAGGAAGTATGGTACGCACGAGATGCTCCTTGTTGTCGATAGCCTAGGAAAACTTATTCAGGGAATTCCTGCGCCGGCTTCGTATAGTTTTGACAATACGGAATGGACGAACCGTAAGGATATGGTTATAGGGACGCTTGTTGACAACGAAGGCGTCCATAGCAAGATTGTCGCGATCAATCTGAAGGATTCCTCGGTGACGGACCTTGTCGAGGGCGTCGACATCACGTATCCAGACCTGTGGATGGGAAATGCGATTCCTGTCGAGGAAGAAAACGCGCTTTCGCCCGATAGCGCAGGCGTGTACATGTTTGCTGGCGGCAGTATGGAAATGTCTCTGTACCGCTACAAGATGGAACTGCTGTGGCGCTACCGCGATTCTGCAGATGTGGTGATTCTCGGCTCGTCGCGCCCGCTTTCCGGGATCGATCCGACCATCATAAATTCCTTCTTTGCGGTAAACCTATCACAGACGCCGAATTCGATGGCTCAGTCGCATGATTTCTTTGAACGCTATGTCCTGGGCAACGTGACGAACCTGCGACACATCGTCGTCTCTCTCGATATCGATTTCTGGTGGAAGGTCGGGGACGATGACAACCTGTTCTACGATCGCTATAAGCTCTATCCGGGATATGTCTACGACGAGAATCACAACTATTGGAAAGATGACCGTGATGTGAAAATTCTGGAATTCACGATGGCCTCTGTGGGTACGGAAGAAGCCGACAAGATAATGTTCCATCGCGGGTTGTATTCGACGACTGGCCAGGGTTGGGACGATTCGCCGACTATTCTGTACGATAGCACATGGTCTCGTACCGACCGCAAGAAGTTTTATAGCAATCTGGGTGTCCTGGAGGACATGATAAAGCTTGCTGCCGAGAATGGGGTTGATGTTTTTGGAGTTATTTTCCCGCAGAACCCCGCATATGCCAATACGGGTTCCTACGGGCGCTACGGTATCAGGCGAAGCGATGCCCCTGAACTTATTGCCGAGATTGCGGCACTGGAAAAGAAGTACGCGAATTTCCACTTGATGGATGAAAACAAGATGGGTGAACACGATTATACGCCATCGATGGCGGCTAATGATGACCATCTGAATCTTTTTGGTTCGCGCAAACTTTCGGGTAGATTGAATACCCTGCTTCAGAAATACCGGTAG
- a CDS encoding DnaA ATPase domain-containing protein has translation MDNTIALLNLSTSPWQSVKDYMMSRGEFNAFGMQFFETIEFEGMNDGIAWISVPDKFRETWLNSHYGELLREAFASVVGSSFVDYRVRLREMSAPVPEMKLANPVPPVVKQAAKQAAQVKRVKKKALLGSPMYANYTFENFVEGSCNSLAYKACVSVVENPGDRAMNPLLIYGASGLGKTHLMHAVAAKLQSEKPDMRIVYRQAYDFLRDTMSIIEAGQAKQWEKQTECKEKFRQLYSECDVLLIDDIQLLKSGVYSQKILAKMINSLRNDGKQVILSCDRHPGSFKKLAEGEKPSRDAAVPQLTSVLLKYLEDCVAVGMDEPDLNTRMGVIRMKSERLPFASDDREEICRFLSIPPRANFRLIEGLLNWLDAMHCLNGVELNLRCIKQLLVSPQNDGATLTLKCISETVAASFNIDAVVLSSKRQDKGASIPRKIAMFLCRELTTETEQEVGKIFNRDYSTVIAAIRSLIDMMDKDAALARRVRDIRYMLET, from the coding sequence GTGGATAATACGATTGCTTTATTGAATTTGTCGACTTCGCCCTGGCAGTCCGTGAAGGACTATATGATGTCCAGGGGAGAATTCAACGCTTTTGGAATGCAATTCTTCGAAACGATTGAGTTCGAAGGAATGAACGACGGAATTGCATGGATTTCCGTTCCGGACAAGTTCCGCGAAACATGGCTCAATAGTCATTATGGTGAACTTTTGCGCGAGGCGTTCGCTTCCGTTGTCGGGAGTTCGTTTGTAGATTACCGTGTGCGATTGCGCGAAATGTCTGCGCCGGTTCCCGAGATGAAGCTCGCGAATCCGGTTCCGCCCGTGGTGAAACAGGCTGCAAAGCAGGCGGCTCAGGTGAAGCGCGTAAAGAAGAAGGCCCTTCTGGGTTCTCCGATGTATGCAAACTATACGTTCGAGAACTTTGTCGAAGGTTCCTGCAATTCGCTTGCCTACAAGGCGTGCGTTTCTGTTGTCGAGAATCCTGGCGACCGTGCGATGAACCCACTCCTTATCTATGGGGCATCTGGACTCGGCAAGACGCACTTGATGCATGCTGTCGCCGCGAAACTCCAGTCCGAAAAGCCGGACATGAGAATCGTGTACCGTCAGGCCTACGACTTCCTGCGCGATACGATGTCTATCATCGAGGCTGGTCAGGCGAAGCAGTGGGAGAAACAGACCGAGTGCAAGGAAAAGTTTAGACAACTTTATTCGGAATGCGATGTTCTCCTCATTGACGATATCCAGTTGCTCAAGAGCGGTGTCTATAGTCAGAAGATTCTGGCCAAGATGATCAACAGCCTGCGCAACGATGGCAAGCAGGTTATCCTTTCGTGCGATCGCCATCCGGGCTCGTTCAAGAAGCTTGCCGAGGGCGAAAAGCCTTCTAGGGATGCTGCTGTTCCGCAGTTGACGTCGGTTCTCCTGAAGTATCTGGAAGACTGCGTGGCCGTGGGTATGGACGAACCTGATTTGAATACGCGCATGGGTGTTATTCGCATGAAGTCCGAACGTTTGCCGTTCGCAAGCGATGACCGCGAAGAAATCTGCAGGTTCCTCTCCATTCCGCCCCGTGCAAACTTCCGCCTTATTGAAGGTCTCCTCAACTGGCTCGATGCGATGCATTGCCTGAACGGAGTGGAATTGAACCTGCGCTGCATCAAGCAGTTGCTGGTTTCCCCGCAGAACGATGGCGCAACGCTTACGCTCAAGTGCATCAGCGAGACTGTCGCCGCGTCGTTCAATATCGATGCTGTAGTACTTTCCTCCAAGCGCCAGGACAAGGGCGCTTCTATCCCGCGTAAGATTGCCATGTTCCTCTGCCGTGAACTCACGACGGAAACGGAACAGGAGGTGGGAAAGATTTTTAATCGCGATTACTCCACGGTGATCGCCGCCATTCGTTCCCTGATCGACATGATGGACAAGGATGCAGCCCTTGCAAGGCGCGTCAGGGATATCCGTTACATGTTGGAGACCTGA
- a CDS encoding NAD-dependent epimerase/dehydratase family protein, producing the protein MKVLVTGGAGVVGRALCRELLNRGVCVRVLSLPGDTLVQSLPSGVEIAYGNVADYGSIRPAFDGVDCVFHLAAILLSNDAEAFEKINAGGTRNVVSACQDAGVRRLLYVSSISVTYPVLTPYGASKLAGEAAVKDSGLEWTIVRPTLVIGDGGGVEFRMFADFVCRFPLYPMPGGGAAKKRPVRSVDLVKGIAAAGLARDAVGKTYALAGPEVMTMAEMARRVLRQAGLRHWMVPLPWWLARMLAVFKNRIGGRRVSAEQALAGFLYDAVPDIENAEKDLDYHPEPAL; encoded by the coding sequence ATGAAGGTTCTAGTAACGGGAGGTGCAGGCGTCGTAGGGAGGGCGCTCTGCCGGGAACTATTGAACCGCGGTGTGTGTGTGCGCGTTCTTTCGCTCCCGGGCGATACCCTGGTGCAATCGCTTCCGTCCGGTGTTGAAATTGCTTATGGCAATGTCGCGGATTATGGCTCTATCCGGCCAGCCTTCGATGGTGTGGACTGCGTTTTCCATCTAGCGGCAATTCTCCTTTCAAATGATGCGGAAGCCTTCGAGAAGATAAATGCGGGCGGTACGCGGAATGTGGTTTCGGCGTGCCAGGATGCTGGCGTTCGTCGCCTTCTGTATGTGTCGAGTATTTCGGTGACATACCCGGTGCTTACGCCTTATGGCGCTAGTAAACTTGCGGGGGAGGCTGCGGTGAAGGATTCCGGACTGGAATGGACCATCGTGCGGCCGACGCTCGTGATTGGGGATGGCGGTGGAGTGGAATTCCGGATGTTTGCGGATTTCGTGTGTCGGTTCCCGTTATACCCGATGCCTGGCGGCGGAGCCGCGAAGAAGCGTCCGGTTCGGAGTGTCGATTTGGTGAAGGGTATCGCCGCCGCGGGACTTGCGCGTGATGCTGTGGGCAAGACGTATGCGCTTGCCGGCCCCGAGGTGATGACGATGGCCGAAATGGCGCGCCGTGTGCTTAGGCAGGCGGGGCTCAGGCATTGGATGGTGCCGCTTCCCTGGTGGCTAGCCCGCATGCTTGCCGTGTTCAAGAACCGTATTGGCGGCAGGCGTGTTTCGGCCGAGCAGGCGCTTGCCGGGTTCCTCTACGATGCCGTTCCTGACATCGAAAATGCAGAAAAAGACCTCGATTATCACCCGGAACCTGCTTTATAG
- the nadE gene encoding NAD(+) synthase, with amino-acid sequence MKVYIAQMEVVPGKPEENIKKMKSVVARAKKAGADIVLFPEYAMTGDYFRLGSMQDEIGFQIKERDADVMLEKLSKGIEILVGTSAMLDECMYNHYVNGCMDGWDNDFEVVSDYQEFSVLKEEDVDEFCLDFVKENKKAIVYMGAVGTENSGKNIYALDGGCRVYDKTGKVVYRMPQFRECEALLDITKGRVKFISGEKSVKPAEPVAVLHDALVYMIRENLKKFHIERMVIGASGGIDSAVSAVLYAEAIGAKNVYLVNMPTRFNSDTTKNAARDLAKNLKAPYMVAPISDMLNAVCESLGKCKFERSDRKINIEGLAYENLQARTRSSSVLLSIASVLGAGITCNGNKSEATAGYCTLYGDSCGVMCALGDLWKTQVYELARYINRKKEIIPKASIDVPASAELSEAMNVDEGKGDPIKYPYHDRLFAYWVDQNHGLDETEKLLEKGTLCKEIGADPKYFKKLFKTKDEALEDMRAWHRRFRGLALAKRIQFPPILSVSGMAFGGEYRESQGV; translated from the coding sequence ATGAAGGTTTATATAGCGCAGATGGAAGTTGTTCCGGGAAAGCCGGAAGAGAATATCAAAAAGATGAAGTCCGTGGTTGCCCGTGCCAAGAAGGCGGGTGCCGATATCGTACTTTTCCCCGAGTATGCGATGACGGGGGATTACTTTAGGCTGGGCTCGATGCAGGATGAAATCGGGTTCCAGATCAAGGAACGCGATGCGGACGTGATGCTCGAAAAGCTTTCGAAAGGTATCGAGATTCTCGTGGGTACGAGCGCCATGCTCGACGAATGCATGTACAACCACTATGTCAATGGCTGCATGGACGGCTGGGACAATGATTTCGAGGTCGTTTCCGATTACCAGGAATTCTCGGTCCTCAAGGAAGAGGATGTCGATGAGTTCTGCTTGGATTTTGTGAAGGAAAACAAGAAGGCTATCGTCTATATGGGTGCCGTCGGTACGGAAAATTCCGGCAAGAACATCTATGCGCTCGATGGCGGTTGTCGTGTGTACGACAAGACGGGCAAGGTGGTCTACCGTATGCCGCAGTTCCGCGAGTGCGAGGCGTTATTGGATATTACGAAGGGTCGCGTGAAGTTTATTTCGGGCGAGAAGTCCGTGAAGCCTGCCGAGCCGGTTGCAGTGCTGCACGATGCACTCGTGTACATGATCCGCGAGAACTTGAAGAAGTTCCATATCGAACGTATGGTCATCGGTGCGAGCGGCGGTATCGACAGCGCCGTCTCTGCAGTGCTGTATGCGGAGGCGATTGGCGCGAAGAACGTGTACCTCGTGAACATGCCGACGCGATTCAATTCCGATACCACGAAGAATGCTGCCCGCGACTTGGCGAAGAACCTGAAAGCGCCCTACATGGTCGCCCCGATTTCGGACATGCTGAATGCGGTGTGCGAAAGCCTCGGCAAGTGCAAGTTCGAACGTAGCGACAGGAAAATCAATATCGAGGGCCTTGCGTACGAGAACCTGCAGGCACGAACCCGTTCTTCTTCCGTGTTGCTTTCTATTGCGTCGGTGCTCGGTGCAGGCATTACCTGCAATGGCAACAAGAGCGAGGCCACTGCCGGCTACTGCACTCTTTATGGTGACAGCTGCGGCGTGATGTGTGCGCTCGGCGACCTCTGGAAAACCCAGGTGTACGAACTTGCCCGCTACATTAACCGCAAAAAGGAAATTATCCCGAAGGCCTCTATCGACGTGCCCGCGAGTGCGGAACTGAGCGAGGCGATGAATGTGGACGAGGGCAAGGGCGATCCGATCAAGTACCCGTACCACGACAGGCTTTTTGCATACTGGGTGGACCAGAACCATGGCCTGGACGAGACGGAGAAGCTGCTCGAGAAGGGGACACTCTGCAAGGAAATCGGTGCCGACCCGAAGTATTTCAAGAAACTTTTCAAGACTAAGGACGAAGCGCTCGAGGACATGCGTGCATGGCACAGGCGTTTCCGCGGGCTGGCGCTTGCAAAACGCATCCAGTTCCCGCCGATTCTTTCGGTGAGCGGGATGGCGTTCGGCGGCGAGTACCGCGAGAGCCAGGGCGTGTAG
- a CDS encoding MoxR family ATPase encodes MIRRLMDSLDSVLLGKHESVEMLVMALLADGHVLIEDVPGTGKTTLAKALAVAIGADFARIQFTPDLLPADVTGGAVYRANTGDFEIRKGPVFTQVLLADEINRASPRTQSALLEAMEERQVSLEGEAHRLPELFFVLATENPVEFHGVFPLPEAQMDRFLVRLSIGYPTLDTELQILHEHREGTPLQRLSAVTSVQEILAAREDVRKIHVDEALERYAVRLVQATRSDAGVRLAASPRAGLNLVKMARASAYVAGRDFVNPDDIQKVFYPVMEHRVFAKESVPGASHAILSGILSQTSIPR; translated from the coding sequence ATGATTAGACGATTGATGGATTCGCTGGATTCCGTGCTGCTCGGCAAGCATGAATCCGTTGAAATGCTCGTGATGGCACTCCTTGCCGACGGTCACGTGCTCATTGAGGATGTTCCGGGAACTGGGAAGACGACGCTTGCAAAGGCGCTCGCCGTGGCCATAGGAGCGGACTTTGCCCGCATCCAGTTCACGCCTGACTTGTTGCCTGCCGACGTTACGGGGGGCGCCGTGTACAGGGCGAATACCGGCGATTTTGAGATCCGCAAGGGTCCCGTGTTCACGCAGGTGCTATTGGCTGACGAGATCAACCGTGCGTCTCCCCGCACGCAGAGTGCACTATTGGAAGCGATGGAAGAACGCCAGGTGAGCCTGGAGGGCGAGGCCCACAGGCTGCCCGAACTCTTCTTTGTACTTGCGACGGAAAACCCGGTGGAGTTCCACGGGGTTTTCCCGCTGCCCGAGGCGCAGATGGACCGTTTTTTGGTGCGGCTTTCCATCGGGTACCCGACGCTCGATACTGAATTGCAGATTTTGCATGAACACCGTGAAGGCACGCCGCTCCAGAGGCTTTCTGCGGTAACGAGCGTGCAGGAGATTCTTGCGGCTCGCGAGGATGTCCGCAAGATCCATGTGGACGAGGCTCTCGAACGCTATGCGGTTAGGCTCGTGCAGGCGACCCGCAGTGACGCGGGCGTGCGGCTTGCGGCAAGCCCTCGCGCCGGCCTCAACCTGGTCAAGATGGCCCGCGCGAGTGCCTACGTTGCGGGCCGTGACTTCGTGAATCCGGATGACATCCAGAAGGTGTTCTATCCGGTCATGGAACATCGCGTGTTTGCGAAGGAGAGTGTTCCTGGCGCTTCGCATGCTATCCTCTCGGGAATCCTCTCGCAAACCTCTATCCCTAGGTAA